One stretch of Apium graveolens cultivar Ventura unplaced genomic scaffold, ASM990537v1 ctg3949, whole genome shotgun sequence DNA includes these proteins:
- the LOC141701500 gene encoding uncharacterized protein LOC141701500, whose product MSWLKEMKKAFTLIQVSDDSKSDYASYFLKGEASFWWESVHALEEEGPVSWARFTELFLEKYFPDCLQSQLEVEFLEFKQGENSVAEYEAKFTELARLAPVYVNTEIHKARRFQQGLKPEVRSGVVALQLKKYTSVV is encoded by the coding sequence ATGAGTTGGCTTAAGGAAATGAAGAAAGCCTTCACCCTTATTCAGGTTAGTGATGATTCTAAGTCGGATTATGCCAGTTACTTTCTTAAGGgtgaagcaagtttttggtgggaatctgTGCATGCATTAGAGGAAGAAGGCCCTGTCTCTTGGGCCAGATTTACGGAgttgtttctagagaagtattttccggATTGCTTGCAGAGTCAGTTGGAAGTAGAGTTTTTGGAATTTAAGCAAGGAGAAAATAGtgtggctgagtatgaggccaagtttacggagttggcccgacTAGCCCCTGTATATGTGAATACTGAAATTCATAAAGCTAGAAGATTCCAGCAAGGACTAAAACCGGAAGTTCGTAGCGGAGTGGTGGCCCTACAACTTAAAAAGTATACCTCGGTAGTTTAA